CGCCTGTTCGCCAAACGGCACCAGCCGCGTCTTGCTGCCCTTGCCCGTGATGCGCAGCACGCCATCGTTGAGGCTCAGCTCGACGGATTTCAAGTCCACCAGTTCCGACACGCGCAAGCCGCTCGCATACATGAGTTCGAGCATGGTGCGCTCGCGCAGGCCCAGCGGCGTGCTCACGTCGGGCGCCGCCAGCAGCGCTTCCACCTGCGCTTCGCTCAGCGTGTGCACGAAGCGCGCGGGCTGCCTGGCCGAGACCATCTTCAGGCACGGATCAGCCGCGATATGCTTGTGCCGCAAGGCCCGCTGGTAAAAACGCTTGAGCACGGACAGGCGCCGGTTCGACGACGTGGCCTTGCTCTCGTCGTGGCGGGCGGCGAAATACGCTTCGATATCGGCCGCGGATACCTCGTACAGGCCCTCGCGCCCGGGCCGCGCCACTTCCAGCCAGCGCGCAAACAGGCGCATGTCGCGCCGGTAGGCGTCGAGCGAGTTTTTCGACAGGCCGTCTTCCAGCCACAGGCTGTCGCAGAATTCATCGATCAGGGTGGCGTTATCAGGCGCCAGCAAGCTGTTCATCATAGGTAAGCTGCCACGCCTTCATGCGCCAGCAGCCAGCGCTTCACGCCCAGGTGGAATCCCGTCGCATCGTCGTGATGGGCAAAGCCGCCCAGGCCGCCTGCGGCCGTGACCCGGTGGCAGGGGATCACCACGGGAAACCAGTTGGCGCCGCAAGCCTGGCCCACGGCGCGCGGCGCCGAGCCGATCAGGCGCGCCACGTCGCCATAGGTGCGCACCTGGCCGCGCGCAATGCCGCTGATCGCCGCCCATACGCGTTGCTGGTAGGCGCTGCCCAATTCGGCCAGCGGCAGGTCGAAGACATAATCGGGGTCAAGGAAATACCGGGCCAGTTGCTGGCAGGCCCGTTCGGAGACGGCATCCTGCGCGTCTTTTTCGGCGAAGTGCGGTGGCAGGTAGACCAGTTCGCGCAACTGGCCGTCCTGCGCGCGCACGCCCATGGCGCCGAACGGCGCGGCCACGATGGCGCTGAACAGTTCACTGCCCTGTTGTTTTTTCATCTGCTGATCATTGTTCAAGTGTGGCAAATATGCAACCTGCCGGCGCGGGAAACGGCGCCACGGGAATTATGCACCGTCTTTGGGCATGCCGGCGGACGTTTCCCATGCACGAAAAAAAAGCGCACCAGCCGGTGCGCTTCAAATATTGCTTCACGTTCCCGGTCGTTTGGGTCCGCCGGTGCCGACTTGTGGCGGCAAACAGCGATGACTCAACAACTTCTGTGAAACGTGTGTCTCCTCAATATATCCCCGGTATCAATACCGTTTTTATAGACTACTCCCCCACCAACCTTGTTACCAATTCTGTCTTTCAGCCTTGCTACCGGAGCGTATAAGCAACTACGTTTTTCCCCTTAAGGCTGCCCATCATAGCGCATTTATTCGGCCGGATCGACTTTTTTTGCACCATGACGGGGACAACTGTTTTAGTTGTAAATTAAATT
Above is a genomic segment from Janthinobacterium sp. 64 containing:
- the xerD gene encoding site-specific tyrosine recombinase XerD — translated: MMNSLLAPDNATLIDEFCDSLWLEDGLSKNSLDAYRRDMRLFARWLEVARPGREGLYEVSAADIEAYFAARHDESKATSSNRRLSVLKRFYQRALRHKHIAADPCLKMVSARQPARFVHTLSEAQVEALLAAPDVSTPLGLRERTMLELMYASGLRVSELVDLKSVELSLNDGVLRITGKGSKTRLVPFGEQARLWIERYLKEARGIILDGQMDDALFVTRRGGAMTRQMFWVIIKKHALSAGITAPLSPHTLRHAFATHLLNHGADLRVVQLLLGHSDISTTQIYTHVARERLKLLHAQHHPRG
- a CDS encoding methylated-DNA--[protein]-cysteine S-methyltransferase; this translates as MKKQQGSELFSAIVAAPFGAMGVRAQDGQLRELVYLPPHFAEKDAQDAVSERACQQLARYFLDPDYVFDLPLAELGSAYQQRVWAAISGIARGQVRTYGDVARLIGSAPRAVGQACGANWFPVVIPCHRVTAAGGLGGFAHHDDATGFHLGVKRWLLAHEGVAAYL